From Micromonospora echinospora, one genomic window encodes:
- a CDS encoding DNA polymerase — protein MLTLTHSVGGTTVGIHFPERAEDMDGFRAFLAGGDKVLAFDTEGTGLDIFSPGHRLRLAQFGNGREAWVLRTDMFAAEAAAALRQPRPYVMHNAPFDLLTVDRHLGVRLEELGGRTFDTRVLAHLLDPRSPQEGGIGLGLKPLSAVYVDPDAPDTQDGLTAVFRSLGLTKATGWAGIPIDQETYVRYAGLDVILTHRLFRELGPMVRDVGLDHLSKFEHHLQVLLAILQRRGFRLDVPYVERLRADLLAEAEEFKRVARRYGVENVNSTAQVAAALAAMGETMNERTASGAPKVDKGVLLPLADLSLGWERLDVRTPNPLADAVVRSKRAEKWATAYAEAFLDLRDADDRLHPMIGALQARTARMSISRPPLQQLPSSDWRVRRAFVADPGQTIIAADYQAVEMRVLAALADVKKMKEAILAGEDLHTFTARLALGEEVWASLTGPEKKRFRKLFKGAGFGKVYGGGATTLARQTGSTVEAMKRVIAQYDAVYPEIKRYSRRLMERAEFGRREVVTPSGRHLPLDRDRLYAATNYVVQSTARDLLAQAVVDIFAAGLGDHLLLPVHDELIAQAPTADAEEVIREIGRAMESTFYGVRIESDPDVYGASWGHGYGCAVKDGTCTVRTDHPRKHGVAHA, from the coding sequence GTGCTGACCCTGACGCATTCCGTCGGCGGGACGACCGTCGGCATTCACTTCCCCGAGCGGGCCGAGGACATGGACGGCTTCCGGGCCTTCCTGGCGGGCGGGGACAAGGTTCTCGCCTTTGACACCGAGGGCACCGGCTTGGACATCTTCAGCCCCGGGCACCGGCTGCGCTTGGCGCAGTTCGGCAACGGGCGCGAGGCGTGGGTCTTGCGGACGGACATGTTCGCCGCCGAGGCCGCCGCCGCGCTGCGGCAGCCCCGGCCGTACGTCATGCACAATGCGCCGTTCGACCTGCTGACCGTCGATCGGCACCTGGGCGTACGGCTCGAAGAGCTGGGCGGGCGCACGTTCGACACGCGCGTCCTGGCTCACCTGCTCGACCCGCGCTCGCCGCAGGAAGGCGGGATCGGGCTCGGCCTGAAGCCGCTCAGCGCGGTCTACGTCGACCCGGACGCCCCGGACACGCAGGACGGCTTGACGGCGGTGTTCCGCTCGCTCGGCCTGACGAAGGCGACCGGCTGGGCGGGTATCCCGATCGATCAGGAAACCTACGTCCGGTACGCGGGGCTCGACGTGATCCTGACTCACCGGCTCTTCCGCGAGCTGGGGCCGATGGTCCGGGACGTCGGGCTCGACCACCTGTCGAAGTTCGAGCATCACCTTCAGGTACTCCTCGCGATCCTTCAGCGTCGCGGGTTCCGGCTGGACGTGCCCTACGTGGAACGGCTGCGCGCGGACTTGCTCGCCGAGGCCGAGGAGTTTAAACGGGTCGCCCGCCGGTACGGCGTCGAGAACGTGAACAGCACCGCCCAGGTCGCCGCCGCGCTGGCCGCGATGGGCGAGACGATGAACGAGCGGACGGCGTCCGGGGCCCCGAAGGTCGACAAGGGGGTGTTGTTGCCGCTGGCGGACCTCTCGCTCGGCTGGGAACGGCTGGACGTCCGGACGCCGAACCCGCTGGCCGACGCGGTGGTCCGCAGCAAGCGGGCCGAGAAGTGGGCGACCGCGTACGCGGAAGCCTTCCTCGATCTGCGCGACGCGGACGACCGGCTTCATCCGATGATCGGGGCGCTTCAGGCCCGGACGGCGCGCATGTCGATCAGCCGGCCCCCGCTTCAGCAACTTCCGTCGTCCGACTGGCGGGTCCGGCGGGCGTTCGTCGCGGACCCGGGGCAAACGATCATCGCGGCCGACTATCAGGCGGTTGAAATGCGGGTTCTCGCCGCGCTGGCGGACGTCAAGAAGATGAAGGAGGCGATCCTAGCCGGCGAGGACCTTCACACCTTCACAGCGCGCTTGGCGCTCGGCGAAGAGGTCTGGGCCTCGCTGACGGGGCCGGAGAAGAAGCGCTTCCGGAAGCTCTTCAAGGGCGCGGGCTTCGGGAAGGTCTACGGCGGCGGGGCTACCACGCTGGCCCGACAGACCGGCTCGACGGTCGAGGCTATGAAGCGGGTTATCGCGCAGTACGACGCGGTTTACCCCGAAATCAAGCGCTACTCCCGCCGGCTGATGGAGCGGGCCGAGTTCGGCCGCCGCGAGGTCGTGACCCCGTCCGGGCGGCATCTGCCGCTCGACCGGGACCGGCTCTACGCGGCGACGAACTACGTCGTCCAGAGCACCGCCCGCGACCTGCTCGCACAGGCGGTCGTGGACATCTTCGCCGCCGGCCTCGGGGACCACCTGCTACTCCCCGTACATGACGAGCTGATCGCCCAGGCCCCGACAGCGGACGCCGAGGAGGTTATCCGGGAGATCGGGCGGGCGATGGAGTCGACCTTCTACGGCGTCCGGATCGAGTCCGACCCGGACGTCTACGGGGCGAGCTGGGGCCACGGCTACGGCTGCGCCGTGAAGGACGGGACTTGCACGGTCCGCACGGACCATCCGAGGAAGCACGGCGTTGCACACGCCTGA
- a CDS encoding DUF4406 domain-containing protein → MSDGKRASREGVPLAGLAGLAGRRVYLLGSAAGTPAERSRRFSAVACALAGAGFDVVMPGWTHPETQNADDLLSVVDDDVSALASADVVVALPGSESLWEYTMAGLLGVPVVPSVECTLLRSA, encoded by the coding sequence ATGAGCGACGGTAAGCGAGCCTCGCGGGAAGGGGTCCCGTTGGCGGGACTGGCCGGACTGGCTGGTCGCCGCGTCTACCTTCTCGGGTCCGCCGCTGGCACCCCTGCCGAGCGGTCGCGGCGCTTCAGCGCCGTCGCCTGCGCGCTGGCGGGCGCGGGCTTCGACGTCGTTATGCCCGGGTGGACGCACCCCGAGACGCAGAACGCCGACGACCTACTCTCCGTAGTGGACGACGACGTGTCGGCCCTCGCCTCGGCGGACGTGGTCGTCGCGCTTCCCGGGTCCGAGAGCCTTTGGGAGTACACGATGGCGGGGCTGCTCGGGGTGCCGGTCGTACCGTCAGTCGAATGCACTCTTCTTAGGTCAGCCTGA
- a CDS encoding sigma-70 family RNA polymerase sigma factor, whose amino-acid sequence MTAPADHVTRLDPLIRIMSAERVPPALRDDAEQEARIAVWTVATAHADDPRPLGPLLTTVARRAVRAVAVGRPMTGEEGRRGVERDPLRAGRLVELDTERDDAPQGDHAEAVALRVSVARALADLAPWERAYVVGRFLEDRPVAEVAADLGMSPTGLANAWSRRLRPALAEALSPLVSAGAQTRSCAKRFA is encoded by the coding sequence GTGACTGCCCCGGCCGACCACGTCACCCGCCTTGATCCGCTGATCCGCATCATGTCGGCCGAGCGGGTTCCACCCGCCCTGCGCGACGACGCCGAGCAGGAAGCCCGGATCGCGGTCTGGACGGTCGCCACGGCGCACGCCGACGACCCCCGCCCGCTCGGGCCCCTCCTGACGACGGTCGCCCGGCGGGCGGTCCGGGCGGTCGCCGTGGGACGACCCATGACCGGCGAGGAGGGGCGTCGCGGCGTCGAGCGCGACCCGTTACGGGCGGGCCGGCTGGTCGAGTTGGACACGGAGCGCGACGACGCCCCGCAGGGTGACCACGCGGAAGCTGTCGCTCTGCGGGTCTCGGTGGCTCGGGCCCTCGCCGACCTGGCCCCTTGGGAACGTGCCTACGTGGTCGGGCGCTTCCTCGAAGACCGTCCGGTCGCCGAGGTCGCGGCGGACCTCGGCATGTCGCCTACCGGGCTCGCGAATGCCTGGTCCCGACGGCTGCGTCCTGCGCTCGCCGAGGCATTATCGCCCCTGGTCAGCGCGGGTGCGCAGACCCGGAGTTGCGCTAAACGCTTTGCGTAA
- a CDS encoding SprT-like domain-containing protein, protein MTATPTRATYKGHGKPETLILFGIYAKPNAVGVPVRVVKGRCGNRFISLETGEQVEGLGVAGKFWAAPIEETETVEPAPAVEPAPADVNPLRPAPGSGSANCAAHGPLCPHPAKCAPGVRHLTKTGVPHRTVCGEVAANVPVTALPRKATCPKCVAPNSANLVAEVAPASAPAVPAETIATREAWLVGAVDALRPIFAEHSATVPAVRVSVGWPGVSSRKGLTKVIGQCWASHVTADKTPQVFISPVLGDAGQVLETLVHELIHAWDDCKSGHKGDFAKLAKRIGLTGKMTATVAGDELKAKLAEIAGHLGEYPHAKLSAPGRNGQGEKKQTTRMIKCLCACEYTARTTRKWLEEVGAPICPRCKVEMEICA, encoded by the coding sequence ATGACCGCCACCCCGACCCGCGCCACCTACAAGGGCCACGGCAAGCCGGAAACCCTGATCCTCTTCGGTATCTACGCGAAGCCGAACGCCGTCGGCGTTCCGGTCCGGGTGGTGAAGGGGCGGTGCGGGAACCGGTTCATCTCCCTGGAGACCGGGGAGCAGGTAGAGGGCCTGGGCGTGGCGGGCAAGTTCTGGGCCGCCCCGATCGAGGAGACCGAGACCGTCGAGCCGGCCCCGGCCGTCGAGCCCGCCCCGGCCGATGTGAACCCGCTTCGGCCCGCGCCCGGCTCGGGCTCGGCCAACTGTGCGGCGCACGGGCCGCTGTGCCCGCACCCGGCTAAGTGTGCCCCGGGGGTCCGGCACCTGACGAAGACGGGCGTCCCGCATCGAACGGTGTGCGGAGAGGTTGCGGCCAACGTGCCCGTTACCGCGTTGCCGCGAAAGGCCACCTGCCCGAAGTGCGTCGCCCCCAACTCGGCGAACCTGGTCGCCGAGGTCGCCCCCGCCTCGGCCCCGGCGGTCCCGGCCGAGACGATCGCGACCCGCGAAGCCTGGCTCGTTGGCGCGGTCGACGCCCTTCGCCCGATCTTCGCCGAGCACAGCGCGACCGTCCCGGCGGTCCGGGTGTCGGTCGGATGGCCGGGGGTGTCGAGCCGGAAGGGCCTGACGAAGGTCATCGGCCAGTGCTGGGCGTCCCACGTCACGGCGGATAAGACCCCGCAGGTCTTCATCTCGCCCGTCCTGGGCGACGCCGGTCAGGTGCTCGAAACCCTCGTGCACGAGCTGATCCACGCGTGGGACGACTGCAAGTCGGGCCACAAGGGCGACTTCGCGAAGCTGGCAAAGCGGATTGGCCTGACCGGGAAGATGACGGCCACGGTCGCGGGCGACGAGCTGAAGGCGAAGCTCGCCGAGATCGCCGGCCACCTCGGCGAGTACCCGCACGCGAAGCTGTCCGCCCCGGGGCGCAACGGCCAGGGCGAGAAGAAGCAGACCACGCGGATGATCAAGTGCCTTTGCGCCTGCGAGTACACCGCCCGGACCACGCGGAAGTGGTTGGAGGAGGTTGGGGCCCCGATCTGCCCGCGCTGCAAGGTCGAGATGGAAATCTGCGCCTGA
- a CDS encoding recombinase family protein, with product MSLPITGPALGRRRLRASIYIRLSHAADASNTSLDDMINKCRALLAAEDFEEIALHIDDGISGGVRDRPEFIAWLDDARHGRCEVLVAHHVDRMTREGLNVAAMILDVQEGKDPVTGKIVRPPVRLMDTTGLDSDNGTAFRIMFLIKAETARDERENARRRVAGRATRLRLAGRWPGGRCPSGTGSCRPGTGRGRPSPSTTKRPPR from the coding sequence ATGTCCCTCCCGATCACCGGGCCCGCCCTGGGCAGGCGTCGCCTTCGCGCGAGCATCTACATTCGCTTGTCCCACGCGGCCGACGCGTCGAACACGTCCCTAGACGACATGATCAACAAGTGCCGAGCCCTTCTCGCCGCCGAGGATTTCGAGGAGATCGCCCTTCATATTGACGACGGGATCTCGGGCGGTGTCCGCGACCGCCCCGAGTTCATCGCCTGGCTTGACGACGCCCGTCACGGCCGGTGCGAAGTCCTGGTCGCCCACCACGTCGACCGGATGACCCGCGAGGGCCTGAACGTGGCCGCAATGATCCTCGACGTACAGGAGGGGAAAGATCCGGTCACGGGCAAGATCGTCCGCCCGCCGGTCCGGCTCATGGACACGACGGGACTCGACTCCGACAACGGAACCGCGTTCCGCATCATGTTCCTGATCAAGGCCGAGACCGCCCGCGATGAGCGCGAGAACGCCCGCCGCCGTGTCGCCGGTCGCGCCACCCGGCTACGGCTGGCCGGACGCTGGCCGGGCGGGAGGTGCCCTTCGGGTACCGGATCGTGCCGGCCCGGGACGGGAAGGGGAAGACCCTCGCCCAGCACGACGAAGAGGCCGCCGCGCTGA
- a CDS encoding recombinase family protein: MPARDGKGKTLAQHDEEAAALKDCASLILRGQTLGRAVRWMNYHGPSPRRAEQWSRTTLAQALTGDHILGRVTIGNVLQRDAKGFPFAPFPEVLDLPTVTALRQALARNADPTKSPRGPRKPARLGSRLIECSGCGKFLTVTRTKTAYRPRSRPGEVRRYELITYRCQEKSEGRRCERPVLVSALPFEQYLERRFLEDFGHAPMFEERVIVADGGALAAVEEALAGLLARLATAATAETFAQLQALQAQRDELIAAPREPIVTRVPTGLTMAEEWEARDTEGRRELLSDAYELLRLHPGKRGGRATSTRPASKQSRSRVPTTRTPNSCKRTNPDRTPSALPPGAFACLHAAPRERRARPPGDEVTDVSSLPYYFF, from the coding sequence GTGCCGGCCCGGGACGGGAAGGGGAAGACCCTCGCCCAGCACGACGAAGAGGCCGCCGCGCTGAAGGACTGCGCCTCGCTGATCCTTCGCGGACAGACCCTCGGCCGCGCCGTCCGATGGATGAACTACCACGGGCCAAGCCCGCGCCGCGCCGAGCAGTGGTCGCGGACGACCCTCGCCCAGGCGCTCACCGGGGACCACATTCTCGGCAGGGTGACGATCGGGAACGTCCTTCAGCGGGACGCGAAGGGCTTTCCGTTCGCGCCGTTCCCCGAAGTGCTCGATCTCCCGACCGTGACCGCGCTGCGTCAGGCGCTTGCACGGAACGCCGACCCCACGAAGAGCCCCCGGGGTCCCCGTAAGCCCGCCCGCCTCGGGTCCCGGCTGATCGAGTGTTCCGGCTGCGGGAAGTTCCTCACGGTGACGAGGACGAAGACCGCCTACCGGCCGCGCTCCCGACCCGGCGAGGTGCGCCGGTACGAGCTGATCACGTACCGCTGTCAGGAGAAGTCCGAGGGTCGGCGCTGCGAGCGCCCCGTCCTGGTCTCGGCCCTGCCGTTTGAGCAGTACCTAGAGCGTCGCTTCCTGGAAGACTTCGGCCACGCGCCGATGTTCGAGGAGCGCGTGATCGTGGCCGACGGGGGCGCACTTGCTGCGGTAGAGGAAGCTCTCGCCGGCCTGCTCGCCCGCCTCGCCACCGCCGCCACCGCCGAGACCTTCGCTCAGCTTCAGGCGCTACAGGCTCAGCGGGACGAGCTGATCGCCGCACCCCGCGAACCGATCGTGACCCGCGTTCCGACCGGCCTTACGATGGCGGAAGAGTGGGAGGCCCGCGACACCGAAGGTCGGCGTGAGTTGCTGTCCGACGCCTACGAGCTGCTACGCCTCCACCCCGGGAAGCGTGGTGGAAGGGCTACTTCGACCCGGCCCGCCTCGAAGCAATCCCGTTCGAGGGTGCCCACGACCCGGACCCCGAATTCGTGTAAACGGACCAACCCCGACCGGACGCCCTCGGCCCTCCCGCCGGGGGCGTTCGCGTGTTTACACGCCGCGCCGAGGGAGCGCCGGGCGAGACCGCCGGGTGACGAAGTGACCGACGTTTCGTCACTCCCCTATTACTTCTTCTAG
- a CDS encoding DUF397 domain-containing protein: MDLTGAQWRKSTRSGGNGGDCVEVADNLPGVVGVRDSKDPAGPALTFPPAAWRAFVGSVAQR, translated from the coding sequence ATGGACCTGACCGGGGCGCAGTGGCGCAAAAGCACTCGCAGTGGCGGTAACGGCGGCGACTGTGTAGAGGTCGCCGACAACCTTCCCGGGGTCGTCGGTGTCCGGGACTCGAAGGACCCGGCAGGGCCGGCGCTGACCTTCCCGCCCGCAGCCTGGCGGGCGTTCGTGGGCAGCGTGGCGCAGCGCTGA